A segment of the Aromatoleum aromaticum EbN1 genome:
GTTATTGCGCGACAGGTAGGCTCCCAGCGTATCGAGCTCAGCGTCACTGATCTCGGTCTTGCGGAAAAACGGCATGACCGAGATCCCGTTCCGGACGAATGACTTGACGATCTCGGGCGACAGATCGGTGCGCTGCTCCAGTGCGCCCGGAAGGACGCCCTGATAGCGATGATCGAGTGCCTGGGTTCCCGGATGGCCCGGACCGATTCCGTGACACGAGACACACCATTCCTGGAATACGGCCAAACCGCGCTCGGCCTCCGTCTGCCCGCTGGCCTCTATAGGGCCGGATGTCACTGCCATTGCGATGGCAGTGCATGCACCAAGCAGTTTTTTCATCATGAATTCTCCCGGTATCGCTTGGGCCAGATGCCTCCGCGTCCTGGCGCCAAGATTCCGTGGGGATCGATGGCATCCTTGAGCCGCTCCTGGAATCTGAGCAGGATGTTGTTGTTGAAGGAGTAGGTCGCTGCCACCGCATCTTGGAATATGGGGGGCGTGCGATATTCGGACCACCCATTTTCGGCGGCCAGTGTGATGAGCTTGTTGAAGTCGTCAACGGACTTCCTGTTG
Coding sequences within it:
- a CDS encoding c-type cytochrome, producing the protein MMKKLLGACTAIAMAVTSGPIEASGQTEAERGLAVFQEWCVSCHGIGPGHPGTQALDHRYQGVLPGALEQRTDLSPEIVKSFVRNGISVMPFFRKTEISDAELDTLGAYLSRNNPR